In the genome of Fusarium poae strain DAOMC 252244 chromosome 1, whole genome shotgun sequence, the window TCATCCATCGGGATCCACCAAAACAAACGAGTCTAACACATCGCAGGATACTTTTACGCGCAGATGGACAAGATTGGTATCCCGCTCCGGAAGCTGGATCTCGACGTCGAAAGACTTGcatctccatcaacttcCGAAATCGATGAGCTTGCTGAGCGAAGCCAGAAGTTGGAACAGCGTGTTTCCGCCCTTAACGAGAGTTACGAGACTTTGAAGAAGCGCGAGGGCGACCTGACCGAGTGGCGATGGGTTCTCCGCGAGGCCGGCAGCTTCTTTGACCGCGCTCACGGTAATGTCGAGGAGATTCGCGCTTCTACTGACAACGACGATGCTCCCCTGCTGTCCGACATCGAGCAGAACCAAGGTAGCGCCGATGCCGATCGCTCCTTCTCTGGCATGAACATTGGATTTGTTGCTGGAGTCATTGCTAGAGACAGGGTTGCTTCTTTTGAGCGCATCCTCTGGCGAACTCTGCGCGGTAACCTTTACATGAACCAGTCTGAGATTCCCGAGCCCTTGATTGACCCTAGCAACAACGAGGCCATCAACAAGAACGTTTTCGTTATCTTTGCTCACGGCAAGGAGATTCTCAACAAGATTCGCAAGATCTCTGAGTCCATGGGCGCCGATGTTTACAACGTTGATGAGAACAGCGACCTCAGACGTGACCAGATTCACGAGGTCAACAACCGTCTCGAGGATGTCCAGAACGTTCTTCAGAACACTCAGGCCACTCTTCAGGCAGAGCTCAACCAGATCTCTCAGTCGCTCTCAGCCTGGATGATTCTTGTCGCTAAGGAGAAAGCTGTGTATAATGCCCTCAACAACTTCTCCTACGACAGCGCTCGACGTACTCTCATCGCCGAGGCTTGGGTTCCGACCAACGATCTTCCCCGGATCAGGACGACACTCCAGGAAGTTACTAACAGAGCTGGCCTCTCCGTCCCTTCCATTATCAACAAGATCCAGACCAACAAGACGCCGCCAACTTACCTCAAGACAAACAAGTTTACTGAGGGTTTCCAGACCATCGTCAACGCTTACGGTACCGCCACTTACCAGGAAGTTAACCCGGCCATCCCCGTCTTTGTTACCTTCCCTTTCTTGTTCGCTGTCATGTTTGGTGATTTTGGCCACGCCATCATCATGCTTTCAGCCGCCCTCGCCATGATTTATTGGGAGAAGTCACTCAAGAAGGTTAGCTTCGAGCTCTTtgccatgatcttctacggtCGTTACATTGCCCTCGTCATGGCTGTCTTTTCTGTCTTTACCGGTCTTGTCTACAACGATGTCTTCTCCATGTCCATGACTCTCTTCCCCAGTGCGTGggagtggaagaagcctGAACATTACACCAACACCACTTCTATCGTTGCCACTTTGAACGAAGACGGTTACCGATACCCCTTCGGTCTTGATTATGCTTGGCACGGTAGCGAGAACGACCTTCTCTTCAGCAACAgtttgaagatgaagatgagtaTCATTCTGGGTTGGGCCCACATGACTTACTCTCTCTGCTTCTCGTACATCAACGCTCGCCACTTCAAGAAGCCTATCGACATCTGGGGTAACTTCATCCCTGGTATGATTTTCTTCCAGTCTATCTTCGGCTACCTTGTTCTCTGTATCATTTACAAGTGGTCTGTTGATTGGATCGCTATCAAACAACAGCCTCCTGGTCTGCTCAACATGCTCATCTACATGTTTCTTCAGCCTGGAACTATCCCCGAGGGCCAAGAGCTCTACTCCGGACAAGGATTTGTCCAGGTCGTTCTCTTGCTTCTGGCGTTCGCTCAGGTCCctgttcttctcttcctcaagcCTTTCTACCTTCGTTGGGAGAACAACCGCGCACGCGCCAAGGGTTACCGTAGTATAGGTGAAACTTCCCGGGTTAGTGCTTTGGAcggtgacgacgacgagccCAACGGCCACGGTAACAGCTTCGACGAGGATGGCGAGGGAGTTGCTATGATCTCTCAAAACATTGATGAGGAGCACGAGGAGTTCGAGTTCAGTGAAGTGATGATCCACCAGGTCATCCACACTATTGGTAAGTTATTCATTCACGGTTGATATTACTGTGCTGACAAATTTCCAGAATTCTGTCTCAACTGTGTTTCCCACACTGCTTCCTATCTCCGTCTCTGGGCTCTGTCCCTTGCTCACCAGCAGCTGAGCATAGTGCTCTGGTCTATGACTCTTGGTCCTGCCCTGAAGACGCCAGGCGTTATGGGCGTCATTATGATCGTTGTTTGCTTCACCATGTGGTTTTTCCTGAGTAAGTTGTATTCTATTCCAGTGGTACTTGACACTCGTGCTAACCTTGTCCAGCTATTGCTATTCTCGTCTGTATGGAGGGTACTAGTGCCATGTTGCACTCCCTTCGTCTCGCTTGGGTCGAGTCGTTCTCCAAGTTTGCCGAGTTTGCGGGATGGCCTTTTGCGCCTTTCTCGTTTGACACACTGCTAGAAGAGTCGGAAGAGCTCAAGGACTACTTGGGTTAATTAGGGTAATTAGGAGGGTTGTTTATATCGCGGTGTCCGTCGTAGCAGTAGACTTTGGTATTATTACTGTATCATTAAGTAGCATAGTGCATATTAGAAAGACTGGTTTTGCCATGCTTATCTTGATTTAGAGATGTTATCTAATAACCATTTTGGTATTTGCCTATTTGTAGACAGGGGATTAGAATTTGTACTACATAACTTTACAATAGCCAACCATCGTAGCAGTGAACTCGCGCTTTAACCCCAAAGAGGTGCTGTCACCTCGATAGCCCTCTCCACAACAGCTCTCACTCGGTCAGCAAATACCTTATGGCTTGACTCCACCTCGAGGTCCTCCAACCATACTGTAGCAGACATCTTATCGACTTTGATAGATACTCCGGGAACTGGGATACCAATCTTGTGCAATCGCTCAATTTCCTTCTGCTGTCTCTCCTGGAGTTGTGCGTCTTCGCCATCCTCCTCTACCTTCATggcgtcttcatcttcgccgCCCTTCTTGAGTTTGTCGTCTGCGCCTTCCAACGTAGGCAGCTTAGGAATGGTAACAGGGGCGACATTGTCTTGGCCGAACTGGGCTTCGAGGAACCACAGGAGACGCTCAAGACGTTCCTCAGGGGTGGCGGAATGGTGAAGGTTTACTTCTGGGAGGTCGTGTGAGTGTGAGTGTTTTGCGGATGAGCGCTTGACGGCAGCGGGAGAGCTCTCGACGGAGAAAAGAACCGCCATGACAGAGTCGGCGATGCCGTCGTTAAGCATGTTGCCCTCCCATTCAAGCTCCACTTCACCATTTGTTCGATACCGGACTGAAACACAACCCATAACCAAGTAAGCCGCAACAAGGCTGGCAACCTCTTCATCTGCATCCTCTTGCTTCGCTTCGTCGCCATCCGTAATCATCTTATCCGCATGTCCATTATGGCCATTCTTTGCACGGCGCATTTCAGGAAGTTCCTCGATATTGCCAAAGGTACCCTCTAGAGCCCACTTGACGAGGTCAACACCCGCAGCACTGAGAGTAAGGCGCTGTTTACAGGTGATAGTGGTAGTATTGAGGCCTGCGTACTCGCGGAGATCTTCGGGTGCCATGAGAGATAGCTTAAAATCATTCTGCACAAGCACACCAGTGACAAGAGGCGGCGTGGCGGTCTGGTCGGGGTGAATGCTCTGAGGGGGCTGAATAGAGGCAAGCTTTCCTACAACCTTGGCCGTCTTGTCGGCTTTAAAGGGGATGCGTAGTTCCTCACAATTGCGAGGGGAGTAAACCTTGACTTTAGTGGTTTTATTGGCGTTGAGTGACAGGAGCTTGGACTTGAGACGCATCATGTTGTGCTGCTCTCCATGAACAAGAATCTGTAATCGGGTTAGTTCGATGCCCATGTCAAGCCAGGATTAGAGTAGACTTACAACAACTGGTGCTTGTACCTCCTCGATAAATTCTCGGTTCTCGACGCCATCAACATGAGCAGCGAACGAGTATTCCTGGACACTGCATCGTCGGGGAATAAGAACCTTCTCACCATCGCCGCCAGGCATACGCCGAGCACCAGCCATACTGCGGGACATAACAGCCTGGATTTGGTCAGGCTCCTGCATAATCTGCTTGGCCATAGTGCCTTCCACACTGTAACCAGTAATAATAACGCCGTTCTTCTCGCTGGGCGCCCATCTTTCCAGTAATTCACGGCTGACACCGTTCTGAAGCATACCGGGGCTAGCAAGCATAACACAACCGCCTACATCGTCGAACCTGTCCAGGTTTTTGAGCGAGCGGATATACTTAAAATCCCATGGTCCGCCCTTACCTGCGCCATCACCCGATGCCTCGGCCTCGGCCATGCGCTCTCGGAAGAGACGCTTGATATTGTCGTTCATGGCACCGACATATGTTTGGTAGATGAGCATACATTTCCTCGCAAGATTGCTAGCATAGTAGATAGGGTACTTCTGGAAGTCGGCATGCTTCCCCCAATATTCATCAAGAATCAAAAGCAGCTCTTGGGCTCGTCCCAAAGCAAAGACTGGCATAAGCACTCGACCACCCCTGTTGAGGATACTTGTGATCGATTTCATGAGAGCCTGTTCTCTTTCCAAACGAGGAACATGAGAGGCAATACCATATGTTGACTCGGTGATAAGAACGTCAATTTTGACACCCTTGGGAACTTCTGCCGAGACAAGATGTCGATCTTGTTCGCGCGAGTAGTCACCTGTGAAAAAAATGTTGAGACCAGCAATCTCAATGAGAAACATGGCGGCACCGAGGACATGGCCAGCTGGGTAAGGGGTGATTCTGATGGAGGAGATGGTGTGTGTGGTGTGGTAGTCGATAGCCTCGATCTGAGGGAACGTGTTTAGATGGTCTTGTTCAGTGTAAACAGGCTGTGTGGTAGGATTGGACGAAGTGTTGCCAACTCGGACACTGTCTTGGATAAGCCATTTGTAGATAGCCTTTGTGGGATGTGTCATGAAAACACGGCCCCTGAAGTTGGTCTTGGCGAGAACGTATGGTAACGATGCCGCATGGTCAATATGGAAACTATTTCGGATTAGCTGTAATTCTCAGAATTGCGCTTGACTAGCTATGCGGTTGGCGACTGGCGATTTCAGGACAGGACGGCATCACAAGGACGAATAGCAAGGGCGTAAGGAAAATGGGCAAAGACTGTATTGTATTGATATGGCATACAAAAAGCATAATCATGGATATTGACGTCACACGCGCAATACTGTCCGTTCCATCACATCACGAAACAACAAAACTTCGTCCCTTGCCCTGTCCAGCCTATGTATATCGTCGCGGGGGTGGAAAGGGATCGCTTACTGGCTGATGAGGAGCACGTCGACAGTACTCAAATCAAAGTCATCGTAGAAAGGCAATGCAGCGAGTCCATCATACGCAGGATGTTGACCGGCATCAAGCTAGCAGTGGGTATTAGGCCGGTTTGTGATAGACTGACTTATCGACCGCTTACCATGACTGTCTTTCCTTTGTACTGGATGATGTGGCATGACCTCCCGACTTCGTTTCCTCCTCCTAGGCAAAGAAACATAAGCTCATCCGACGGATCTACTGGTTCTTCGGCAGCGGTCGCGTTCATAGCGGCAGCCTTTCGTTTGGATGCCATTTCGAGGAGATGTCGAGCGGTGGCTCGCTTCACATTCGGTGTTGGAAGCTTCTATATAAACAATCAGTAGAACGGCACTGAGCCACCGATAGTAACAACGCCGTGATTCACGGATTGTGACAGTGATCACTAGCTGCAGCAATGTGAACGTATGGATGAATGAATAGGCGGACAATAATGGCATAAACGCAGACGCGTTGGAACAATGAACGGATAAAAACCGGTCTTATCTTTTTTTGGGGAGATAGCTGTAGGTGTCAATAAAAAACAAACGCATGCTTTTAGAGAAAGTGCATAATAGTGGGGTCTAAACGCACTTTCCCAAGTGGGTCTTATCATTGTTGTAAGCACCTTTTTGTCGTTCGATGATACAGCTGGCTCCTTCCCCCATATT includes:
- a CDS encoding hypothetical protein (TransMembrane:7 (o1069-1093i1105-1130o1195-1213i1225-1250o1289-1309i1401-1420o1432-1455i)~BUSCO:11669at5125), with the protein product MALPLTPTHPAVPSPSAPSAPGYFDLSALLKAKMSRPESPNSNSDKTARSSFSSVRENDDGLAQTFTRSKISSYTQGTEEVFDESPSPSAELASPTFQAPLTQPHSRLHGFWFPADNFRGWKQIPIKGKSASRSCEDLHKLSMTWSSPAPPAVTKKPSLNGYETGTSPLERLPSEVLGSIIDLLVIEIPPNGLTPRNADLMALLLTSRSIHAATLNTLYRHITIPHSRIFRKFLATITEYPALASIVRRLDFSHFNPSTIFSTASERAQTRNLTSETLHKCLELTPYLQEFLAQEYIDEDLGPEVVKKLFFDMPRLQAVDFAGCSSPFFKNSFNSLLQEQWPDSLTLTRVSFHKCLNLPGSVFEAILPRLERATHLDLAGTRVTDKALQSLPETARLTHLNLAKCRELTSEVVVKFITTHPAITQTITVLSLATNASSHLLLGKADVDAILPRLPHTIRSLSLKGSRMDPSQLPLLTPLVQHLEELAIGRGLDLRDIHQLLYQAQEWIPHSLRYIDISDLDTIIGSASALLTPASAPLQVIELEERAYERAAKAKKNLERAGWTPKEFGSRYWLVRMETDLDCGARWWKLGAESWGMRKIPVAKADVGGMPRGKDGLLRRNRAEACLACSLNKLEINDYTALVLDGIMAPKPDTPFRSADMSMVQLYVSNEIGREVVTALGELGLCQFRDLNENVSAFQRTFTQEIRRLDNVERQLRYFYAQMDKIGIPLRKLDLDVERLASPSTSEIDELAERSQKLEQRVSALNESYETLKKREGDLTEWRWVLREAGSFFDRAHGNVEEIRASTDNDDAPLLSDIEQNQGSADADRSFSGMNIGFVAGVIARDRVASFERILWRTLRGNLYMNQSEIPEPLIDPSNNEAINKNVFVIFAHGKEILNKIRKISESMGADVYNVDENSDLRRDQIHEVNNRLEDVQNVLQNTQATLQAELNQISQSLSAWMILVAKEKAVYNALNNFSYDSARRTLIAEAWVPTNDLPRIRTTLQEVTNRAGLSVPSIINKIQTNKTPPTYLKTNKFTEGFQTIVNAYGTATYQEVNPAIPVFVTFPFLFAVMFGDFGHAIIMLSAALAMIYWEKSLKKVSFELFAMIFYGRYIALVMAVFSVFTGLVYNDVFSMSMTLFPSAWEWKKPEHYTNTTSIVATLNEDGYRYPFGLDYAWHGSENDLLFSNSLKMKMSIILGWAHMTYSLCFSYINARHFKKPIDIWGNFIPGMIFFQSIFGYLVLCIIYKWSVDWIAIKQQPPGLLNMLIYMFLQPGTIPEGQELYSGQGFVQVVLLLLAFAQVPVLLFLKPFYLRWENNRARAKGYRSIGETSRVSALDGDDDEPNGHGNSFDEDGEGVAMISQNIDEEHEEFEFSEVMIHQVIHTIEFCLNCVSHTASYLRLWALSLAHQQLSIVLWSMTLGPALKTPGVMGVIMIVVCFTMWFFLTIAILVCMEGTSAMLHSLRLAWVESFSKFAEFAGWPFAPFSFDTLLEESEELKDYLG
- the YSH1 gene encoding endoribonuclease ysh1 (BUSCO:8058at5125), whose translation is MASKRKAAAMNATAAEEPVDPSDELMFLCLGGGNEVGRSCHIIQYKGKTVMLDAGQHPAYDGLAALPFYDDFDLSTVDVLLISHFHIDHAASLPYVLAKTNFRGRVFMTHPTKAIYKWLIQDSVRVGNTSSNPTTQPVYTEQDHLNTFPQIEAIDYHTTHTISSIRITPYPAGHVLGAAMFLIEIAGLNIFFTGDYSREQDRHLVSAEVPKGVKIDVLITESTYGIASHVPRLEREQALMKSITSILNRGGRVLMPVFALGRAQELLLILDEYWGKHADFQKYPIYYASNLARKCMLIYQTYVGAMNDNIKRLFRERMAEAEASGDGAGKGGPWDFKYIRSLKNLDRFDDVGGCVMLASPGMLQNGVSRELLERWAPSEKNGVIITGYSVEGTMAKQIMQEPDQIQAVMSRSMAGARRMPGGDGEKVLIPRRCSVQEYSFAAHVDGVENREFIEEVQAPVVILVHGEQHNMMRLKSKLLSLNANKTTKVKVYSPRNCEELRIPFKADKTAKVVGKLASIQPPQSIHPDQTATPPLVTGVLVQNDFKLSLMAPEDLREYAGLNTTTITCKQRLTLSAAGVDLVKWALEGTFGNIEELPEMRRAKNGHNGHADKMITDGDEAKQEDADEEVASLVAAYLVMGCVSVRYRTNGEVELEWEGNMLNDGIADSVMAVLFSVESSPAAVKRSSAKHSHSHDLPEVNLHHSATPEERLERLLWFLEAQFGQDNVAPVTIPKLPTLEGADDKLKKGGEDEDAMKVEEDGEDAQLQERQQKEIERLHKIGIPVPGVSIKVDKMSATVWLEDLEVESSHKVFADRVRAVVERAIEVTAPLWG